In the genome of Neofelis nebulosa isolate mNeoNeb1 chromosome 8, mNeoNeb1.pri, whole genome shotgun sequence, one region contains:
- the TMEM184B gene encoding transmembrane protein 184B isoform X1, translating into MLHRSTKASSSLPARVSLRDPLLPGTMTVRGAALAPDPVSPTTVAASPSVSVTPEGSPTAMEQPVFLMTTAAQAISGFFVWTALLITCHQIYMHLRCYSCPNEQRYIVRILFIVPIYAFDSWLSLLFFTNDQYYVYFGTVRDCYEALVIYNFLSLCYEYLGGESSIMSEIRGKPIESSCVYGTCCLWGKTYSIGFLRFCKQATLQFCVVKPLMAVSTVVLQAFGKYRDGDFDVTSGYLYVTIIYNISVSLALYALFLFYFATRDLLSPYSPVLKFFMVKSVIFLSFWQGMLLAILEKCGAIPKIHSARVSVGEGTVAAGYQDFIICVEMFFAALALRHAFTYKVYADKRLDAQVPTYGPYGRCAPMKSISSSLKETMNPHDIVQDAIHNFSPAYQQYTQQSTLEPGPAWRGGAHGLSRSHSLSGARDNEKTLLLSSDDEF; encoded by the exons ATGTTACACAGAAGCACAAAG GCCAGCTCCTCGCTTCCTGCAAGAGTTTCTCTCAGGGACCCCCTGCTGCCAGGCACCATGACGGTGAGGGGGGCCGCGCTGGCCCCGGATCCAGTGTCGCCCACGACCGTGGCAGCCTCGCCCAGTGTCTCTGTGACCCCTGAGGGCAGCCCCACGGCCATGGAGCAGCCTGTGTTCCTGATGACAACTGCCGCGCAGGCCATCTCTGGCTTCTTCGTCTGGACGGCCCTGCTCATCACCTGCCACCAG ATCTACATGCACCTGCGCTGCTACAGCTGCCCCAACGAGCAGCGCTACATCGTCCGCATCCTGTTCATCGTGCCCATCTACGCCTTCGACTCCTGGCTCAGCCTTCTCTTCTTCACCAACGACCAGTACTACGTGTACTTCGGCACCGTGCGGGACTGCTACGAGG CCTTGGTCATCTATAATTTCCTGAGCCTGTGCTATGAGTACCTCGGGGGAGAAAGTTCCATCATGTCAGAGATCAGAGGGAAGCCCATCGA GTCCAGCTGTGTGTATGGCACATGCTGCCTCTGGGGAAAGACTTACTCCATCGGATTCCTGCGGTTCTGCAAGCAG GCCACCCTGCAGTTCTGCGTGGTGAAGCCACTCATGGCTGTCAGCACCGTGGTCCTCCAGGCCTTCGGCAAGTACCGGGATGGTGACTTTGA TGTCACCAGCGGCTACCTCTACGTGACCATCATCTACAACATCTCTGTCAGCCTAGCTCTCTACGccctcttcctcttctactttGCCACCCGGGACCTGCTTAGCCCCTACAGCCCTGTCCTCAAGTTCTTCATGGTCAAGTCCGtcatctttctctccttctggcaAG GCATGCTCCTGGCCATCCTAGAGAAGTGTGGGGCCATCCCCAAGATCCACTCGGCCCGCGTGTCTGTGGGCGAGGGCACCGTGGCCGCCGGCTACCAGGATTTCATCATCTGTGTGGAGATGTTCTTTGCGGCTCTCGCCCTGCGGCACGCCTTCACCTACAAGGTCTATGCTGACAAGAGGCTGGATGCGCAAG TGCCAACATACGGCCCTTACG GCCGCTGCGCCCCCATGAAGAGCATCTCTAGCAGCCTCAAGGAGACCATGAACCCGCACGACATCGTGCAGGACGCCATCCACAACTTCTCGCCGGCCTACCAGCAGTACACCCAGCAGTCCACCCTGGAGCCCGGGCCTGCCTGGCGCGGCGGCGCCCATGGCCTCTCCCGCTCCCACAGCCTCAGTGGTGCCCGCGACAACGAGAAGACTCTCCTGCTTAGCTCTGACGACGAGTTCTAG
- the TMEM184B gene encoding transmembrane protein 184B isoform X3, whose protein sequence is MTVRGAALAPDPVSPTTVAASPSVSVTPEGSPTAMEQPVFLMTTAAQAISGFFVWTALLITCHQIYMHLRCYSCPNEQRYIVRILFIVPIYAFDSWLSLLFFTNDQYYVYFGTVRDCYEALVIYNFLSLCYEYLGGESSIMSEIRGKPIESSCVYGTCCLWGKTYSIGFLRFCKQATLQFCVVKPLMAVSTVVLQAFGKYRDGDFDVTSGYLYVTIIYNISVSLALYALFLFYFATRDLLSPYSPVLKFFMVKSVIFLSFWQGMLLAILEKCGAIPKIHSARVSVGEGTVAAGYQDFIICVEMFFAALALRHAFTYKVYADKRLDAQVPTYGPYGRCAPMKSISSSLKETMNPHDIVQDAIHNFSPAYQQYTQQSTLEPGPAWRGGAHGLSRSHSLSGARDNEKTLLLSSDDEF, encoded by the exons ATGACGGTGAGGGGGGCCGCGCTGGCCCCGGATCCAGTGTCGCCCACGACCGTGGCAGCCTCGCCCAGTGTCTCTGTGACCCCTGAGGGCAGCCCCACGGCCATGGAGCAGCCTGTGTTCCTGATGACAACTGCCGCGCAGGCCATCTCTGGCTTCTTCGTCTGGACGGCCCTGCTCATCACCTGCCACCAG ATCTACATGCACCTGCGCTGCTACAGCTGCCCCAACGAGCAGCGCTACATCGTCCGCATCCTGTTCATCGTGCCCATCTACGCCTTCGACTCCTGGCTCAGCCTTCTCTTCTTCACCAACGACCAGTACTACGTGTACTTCGGCACCGTGCGGGACTGCTACGAGG CCTTGGTCATCTATAATTTCCTGAGCCTGTGCTATGAGTACCTCGGGGGAGAAAGTTCCATCATGTCAGAGATCAGAGGGAAGCCCATCGA GTCCAGCTGTGTGTATGGCACATGCTGCCTCTGGGGAAAGACTTACTCCATCGGATTCCTGCGGTTCTGCAAGCAG GCCACCCTGCAGTTCTGCGTGGTGAAGCCACTCATGGCTGTCAGCACCGTGGTCCTCCAGGCCTTCGGCAAGTACCGGGATGGTGACTTTGA TGTCACCAGCGGCTACCTCTACGTGACCATCATCTACAACATCTCTGTCAGCCTAGCTCTCTACGccctcttcctcttctactttGCCACCCGGGACCTGCTTAGCCCCTACAGCCCTGTCCTCAAGTTCTTCATGGTCAAGTCCGtcatctttctctccttctggcaAG GCATGCTCCTGGCCATCCTAGAGAAGTGTGGGGCCATCCCCAAGATCCACTCGGCCCGCGTGTCTGTGGGCGAGGGCACCGTGGCCGCCGGCTACCAGGATTTCATCATCTGTGTGGAGATGTTCTTTGCGGCTCTCGCCCTGCGGCACGCCTTCACCTACAAGGTCTATGCTGACAAGAGGCTGGATGCGCAAG TGCCAACATACGGCCCTTACG GCCGCTGCGCCCCCATGAAGAGCATCTCTAGCAGCCTCAAGGAGACCATGAACCCGCACGACATCGTGCAGGACGCCATCCACAACTTCTCGCCGGCCTACCAGCAGTACACCCAGCAGTCCACCCTGGAGCCCGGGCCTGCCTGGCGCGGCGGCGCCCATGGCCTCTCCCGCTCCCACAGCCTCAGTGGTGCCCGCGACAACGAGAAGACTCTCCTGCTTAGCTCTGACGACGAGTTCTAG
- the TMEM184B gene encoding transmembrane protein 184B isoform X2, which produces MTVRGAALAPDPVSPTTVAASPSVSVTPEGSPTAMEQPVFLMTTAAQAISGFFVWTALLITCHQIYMHLRCYSCPNEQRYIVRILFIVPIYAFDSWLSLLFFTNDQYYVYFGTVRDCYEALVIYNFLSLCYEYLGGESSIMSEIRGKPIESSCVYGTCCLWGKTYSIGFLRFCKQATLQFCVVKPLMAVSTVVLQAFGKYRDGDFDVTSGYLYVTIIYNISVSLALYALFLFYFATRDLLSPYSPVLKFFMVKSVIFLSFWQGMLLAILEKCGAIPKIHSARVSVGEGTVAAGYQDFIICVEMFFAALALRHAFTYKVYADKRLDAQGRCAPMKSISSSLKETMNPHDIVQDAIHNFSPAYQQYTQQSTLEPGPAWRGGAHGLSRSHSLSGARDNEKTLLLSSDDEF; this is translated from the exons ATGACGGTGAGGGGGGCCGCGCTGGCCCCGGATCCAGTGTCGCCCACGACCGTGGCAGCCTCGCCCAGTGTCTCTGTGACCCCTGAGGGCAGCCCCACGGCCATGGAGCAGCCTGTGTTCCTGATGACAACTGCCGCGCAGGCCATCTCTGGCTTCTTCGTCTGGACGGCCCTGCTCATCACCTGCCACCAG ATCTACATGCACCTGCGCTGCTACAGCTGCCCCAACGAGCAGCGCTACATCGTCCGCATCCTGTTCATCGTGCCCATCTACGCCTTCGACTCCTGGCTCAGCCTTCTCTTCTTCACCAACGACCAGTACTACGTGTACTTCGGCACCGTGCGGGACTGCTACGAGG CCTTGGTCATCTATAATTTCCTGAGCCTGTGCTATGAGTACCTCGGGGGAGAAAGTTCCATCATGTCAGAGATCAGAGGGAAGCCCATCGA GTCCAGCTGTGTGTATGGCACATGCTGCCTCTGGGGAAAGACTTACTCCATCGGATTCCTGCGGTTCTGCAAGCAG GCCACCCTGCAGTTCTGCGTGGTGAAGCCACTCATGGCTGTCAGCACCGTGGTCCTCCAGGCCTTCGGCAAGTACCGGGATGGTGACTTTGA TGTCACCAGCGGCTACCTCTACGTGACCATCATCTACAACATCTCTGTCAGCCTAGCTCTCTACGccctcttcctcttctactttGCCACCCGGGACCTGCTTAGCCCCTACAGCCCTGTCCTCAAGTTCTTCATGGTCAAGTCCGtcatctttctctccttctggcaAG GCATGCTCCTGGCCATCCTAGAGAAGTGTGGGGCCATCCCCAAGATCCACTCGGCCCGCGTGTCTGTGGGCGAGGGCACCGTGGCCGCCGGCTACCAGGATTTCATCATCTGTGTGGAGATGTTCTTTGCGGCTCTCGCCCTGCGGCACGCCTTCACCTACAAGGTCTATGCTGACAAGAGGCTGGATGCGCAAG GCCGCTGCGCCCCCATGAAGAGCATCTCTAGCAGCCTCAAGGAGACCATGAACCCGCACGACATCGTGCAGGACGCCATCCACAACTTCTCGCCGGCCTACCAGCAGTACACCCAGCAGTCCACCCTGGAGCCCGGGCCTGCCTGGCGCGGCGGCGCCCATGGCCTCTCCCGCTCCCACAGCCTCAGTGGTGCCCGCGACAACGAGAAGACTCTCCTGCTTAGCTCTGACGACGAGTTCTAG